The following proteins are co-located in the Flavobacterium sp. CECT 9288 genome:
- a CDS encoding M28 family peptidase yields the protein MKKIVWTLSFMIGCISSMIAQSDELVAQTPLKYEYQVKESDVSSTLKTLSSNDLEGRETGQPGMVKAADFLEKILKDNNVQPYFKTYKDTLTTFKGTAFNVVGFVEGNDPVLKKEFIIISAHYDHIGIDKKGENGDFINNGANDDASGCTAVAEMAKYFSFHKNNQRSILFVFFAGEEKGLLGSKHLAKKLKAQNFNLYTQFNIEMIGVPMKRDYLAYITGFDKSNMAAKINEYTGKKTIGFLPKEAEYELFYRSDNFSFYDVFKVPCQSVSTFDFENFEFYHHVSDDFKAMDVPHMTSFIQELLPAVTQMANTATHEIIMLK from the coding sequence ATGAAGAAAATTGTATGGACACTATCGTTTATGATAGGATGTATTAGCAGTATGATTGCGCAAAGCGATGAGTTGGTTGCGCAAACTCCCCTTAAATATGAGTATCAAGTTAAAGAAAGTGATGTGTCTAGTACGCTAAAGACTTTATCATCAAATGATCTTGAAGGTCGTGAAACGGGTCAGCCAGGTATGGTTAAGGCAGCTGATTTTTTAGAGAAAATTTTGAAAGACAATAATGTACAGCCTTATTTTAAAACCTATAAAGATACTTTGACCACGTTCAAAGGAACAGCGTTTAATGTTGTGGGTTTTGTTGAAGGAAATGACCCCGTATTAAAGAAAGAATTTATTATAATAAGTGCTCACTATGACCACATAGGTATTGATAAAAAAGGAGAAAATGGAGATTTTATAAACAACGGTGCAAATGATGATGCCTCCGGGTGTACTGCTGTTGCTGAAATGGCTAAGTATTTCAGTTTTCATAAAAATAATCAACGTAGTATTTTATTCGTGTTTTTTGCTGGGGAGGAAAAAGGGTTGTTAGGATCTAAACATTTGGCTAAAAAACTAAAAGCACAAAATTTCAACTTGTACACTCAATTTAATATTGAAATGATTGGCGTTCCTATGAAAAGAGATTATTTGGCCTACATTACTGGTTTTGATAAGTCTAACATGGCGGCTAAAATAAATGAATATACTGGAAAAAAAACCATTGGTTTTTTACCAAAAGAAGCTGAATACGAATTGTTTTATAGATCTGATAATTTTTCTTTTTATGATGTTTTTAAAGTGCCATGTCAATCTGTAAGTACATTTGATTTCGAAAATTTTGAATTCTATCACCATGTTTCCGATGATTTCAAAGCAATGGATGTTCCTCACATGACCTCGTTTATTCAAGAATTATTACCTGCTGTGACACAAATGGCAAATACGGCAACTCACGAAATTATCATGCTCAAATAA
- a CDS encoding GNAT family acetyltransferase: protein MTQNLSYEIAQMSDIDGVLALQELYLVANLTETEKAAGFVTTPFTISQLNDVIEKQELFIAKDRGEIIGYIFAGGWDFFKQWPIFEYMSSLLPELHFLDHTFTLTNSFQYGPISIHQEYRGKGLIFPLFEFMRVHMSQKFPLALTFINKINIPSTKAHTQKLNWSIISEFQFNNNDYYILAYDMNQALS from the coding sequence ATGACACAGAATCTATCCTATGAAATAGCCCAAATGAGTGATATTGACGGAGTGCTGGCCTTACAAGAATTATACCTCGTTGCAAACTTAACTGAAACTGAAAAAGCTGCTGGATTTGTCACTACTCCTTTTACAATCTCACAATTAAATGACGTTATAGAAAAACAAGAACTATTTATTGCCAAAGACCGTGGTGAAATTATTGGGTACATTTTTGCCGGAGGTTGGGATTTTTTCAAACAATGGCCCATTTTTGAATACATGAGTTCACTACTTCCGGAATTGCACTTTTTAGATCATACTTTTACGCTAACCAATAGTTTTCAATATGGTCCAATTTCAATTCATCAAGAGTATCGCGGAAAAGGACTAATATTCCCTCTATTTGAATTCATGCGCGTACACATGTCGCAAAAGTTTCCGTTAGCCTTAACTTTTATAAACAAAATCAATATTCCTTCTACAAAAGCACATACGCAAAAACTGAATTGGTCAATCATTAGCGAATTTCAATTCAACAATAATGACTATTACATTCTTGCGTATGATATGAATCAAGCTCTTTCTTAA
- a CDS encoding SDR family oxidoreductase — translation MKNIIITGTSRGIGFELALQFATAGHQVLAISRNIPQALLANQNITCLSVDLSVESELNKVKEFLDQSWKQVDAVIHNAGSLLLKPFVETTQEDFESIYKVNVFGVANLTRICLPYLQKGSHVVTISSMGGIQGSLKFAGLAAYSSSKGAVITLSELLAEEYKEQGISFNVLALGSVQTEMLEEAFPGYQAPIQANEMANYIFDFTLNGNKYFNGKVLQVSSTNP, via the coding sequence ATGAAAAATATCATTATTACGGGAACTAGCAGAGGAATTGGATTTGAATTGGCCTTGCAGTTTGCAACAGCAGGTCATCAAGTATTAGCAATTTCTAGAAACATTCCGCAAGCATTACTAGCAAACCAAAATATTACGTGTCTCTCAGTTGATTTGTCTGTTGAGTCTGAATTAAATAAAGTCAAAGAATTTCTTGACCAATCTTGGAAACAAGTCGATGCTGTGATTCATAACGCAGGAAGTTTATTACTTAAGCCTTTTGTTGAAACAACTCAAGAAGATTTTGAAAGTATTTATAAAGTCAATGTTTTTGGAGTTGCTAATTTAACTCGCATTTGTTTGCCGTACTTGCAAAAAGGGAGTCATGTTGTAACCATAAGTTCTATGGGAGGTATTCAAGGAAGCTTAAAATTTGCTGGTTTAGCTGCATATAGTTCGAGTAAAGGAGCTGTTATTACCTTGTCTGAATTATTAGCTGAGGAATATAAAGAGCAAGGAATATCTTTTAATGTTCTTGCTTTGGGTTCTGTTCAAACTGAAATGCTAGAAGAAGCTTTTCCAGGATATCAAGCGCCTATTCAAGCAAATGAAATGGCAAATTATATTTTTGATTTTACTTTAAATGGCAATAAGTATTTTAACGGTAAAGTACTGCAAGTTTCCTCTACAAATCCATAA
- a CDS encoding SprT-like domain-containing protein → MIETLAKFLPDHAVKPAFELIVTHGVHLKIVNERATRHGDYRKGLSGKHEITVNGSLNKYRFLMTLIHEIAHLVAFEKYGRNIKPHGQEWKHTFQQLMVPYIRPEIYPNHLLPLLARHFRNPSATSDTDTTLALALKQYDNQNDKNYVFEIPYGSVFRIKNGKIFKKIAVRTKRFECLEISSGKLYLFNPNAEVELLQS, encoded by the coding sequence TTGATAGAAACGCTTGCTAAATTTCTGCCTGACCACGCTGTAAAACCTGCATTTGAATTGATTGTGACACATGGTGTTCATCTAAAAATTGTGAATGAACGCGCTACACGTCATGGCGATTATAGGAAAGGGTTAAGTGGTAAACATGAAATAACAGTTAATGGGAGCTTAAATAAATATAGGTTCCTTATGACTCTTATTCATGAAATTGCTCATCTTGTAGCTTTTGAGAAATATGGTCGAAATATTAAACCGCATGGTCAAGAATGGAAACATACTTTTCAGCAATTGATGGTGCCTTATATTCGGCCAGAGATCTATCCAAATCATTTGTTACCCTTGCTAGCAAGACATTTTAGAAATCCAAGTGCTACAAGTGATACCGATACTACTTTGGCATTAGCCTTGAAACAGTACGACAATCAAAACGATAAAAATTATGTTTTTGAAATTCCATACGGAAGTGTTTTTCGAATCAAAAACGGAAAAATATTCAAGAAAATAGCTGTAAGAACGAAGCGTTTTGAATGTCTCGAAATA